The genomic window gaaaataaagaaaaacccttgaatgggtaggcGTCCAAACTTATGAGTACGCCCCtaatgcaattctaaagtataatacATTCACAGTGTGCGATTTAAACAGTCACTTTTTTTGTATCAAATTAACTAGCTATTTCATCTTAAGCATTATCTAGTCCAAATATGTAATGTATACAATATTTGTATCCATTTGAATCACTTCCAATGGCggacatttattttgaaggcgaACAGCAAATTCCACTGTTGTGGAAAATCCTTATTGTGTCTAGCTCcacagataaaaaaatatatttacgtTTGAAGCATACCGTGTGAACTTTGAGGACGTTGATTGAACACTGCAATGCAAATTACAATAACATAAGTGTTTAAATTAGACATAGTGCCAAGAACATGACCGATACCGTCGTCTTTCATGCTCAGCTAGCCTCCATCATTGAGGTTTTGGCGAATGCAGCCGTTGCCGAAATCTGTAAACTTGTAGATGACGGACATGCTGCCTTACGTTTGGAAATTTCCCATAGCCAGAAAGAAATCTATAACCTGCGGAGGAAGCTGCTTTTGACAAAATATCAGAGTTCTCAACAGGGCACAGAGAAATTCGGAGCCCTGCGACGCACAGTTCACTGGCGCGACACCAATCGTGTTGCCCGAGCAAGAGGGAGCTTAGTAGGAAAGTCATCAGACAGACTTAGATATTGTAGTTTTTTAAAACCATATTTCAAAACGTTAAAAATAATGGTCATGTAGAATATATTCGATATTGTAGttaaaaacaaacatatttcaGCACTTTCAAAATAATGGGTCATGTAGAATATGTAACGTTTATAAGGGTTTGTGTTTTCTGGTGCAGTGGAGAATTGTTTTGCCGACAGTGAAAGGGGCAACTTAACGCAGGATGTCACCAACTGGAGAGACTCAGGACGCACAGCAACAGACCAGGATGGGAGCATGCAGGTCAGTTGTCATAGACATATGACTTGTTTTCTCATATTTCAAATGGTTTTGAGGATATATTTCTAATAAATTGTTTCTGATGAATACAAAACAGATGGCAGATATGCAGGAGGCACCTCTTATCAAAATGGAGAACCTTGACACCAGTAGAACGGAAGGTATTTTTGTGCAACTTATCAAATCTATGCAGTTTATACTTTATGTTAAGTAAAGACTTAAGTGTGTATTGCAGAATTGTATTACTTTCTTAGTCATAACCCATAACTATTAAATAAGGCAAAGAAGAACCAGTCTTCACTACAGGAAGCTGATGCTGTGCTTTACATTGACCCATTTCAGAGATTGTCCAACCAGTCAGTGAGAGCAGTGAGAAGATTGTGCCAGAACCAGGTTCTTCATCATCTACTGAACCCACAGACCTTCTGGACCAGCAGGGCAACAGACACAGAGCTCCAGACACCTCACTCAATATAGAACCTGAAAACCAGACGTTCCAGCATCCAGTGTCACAATACAACAGAGCAAGACAGGACCACCAGGTTGCTGAGGGTGTGACCTGGGAAACTGACCATCAACCTATAGAATACAGCCTGTCCCAATGGACAGAGAACCAAGAGACTGACAACCCAACTGTGAATGCTCCTCACAATGCAGGGCCAGACTCCAAGAGGCTGTCTGGACatccagagaggagaggggcgccTGGTAACTCAGGGGTCTACATGTCTGCTTCAGGCTCTCTGGACTGGCTgcctgatgtggtgatggtggacTCAGTTCCCATTAAAGTGGAGGCAGATATGAGTTCAGAATGGAGCATAACTGGCCAAGAGGTGACATCTGGAGACATCTGTTCAGATGGCAGACAGCTTGTGGAcaacagaggaagagggggaatgGAGTCTGGACAGACAAAGTGTTCCCCTGACACTCAACATGCAGAACAAGGGACAACTGTAGGATCAAGGTCCAAGATGTCAGATTTCAACAGACTGTCCTCCCCAAACAGCTTTTCATCCCCAAGGGTTACTCTCCTCCAGGTTCCCCAAAGAGGGAAGCCAGCCCCCTTCATGAATTTCAACATAAGCACCACTTCTTCATCGAAAGGCATAGAAAAGCAGCCACAACAGCTGACGTCTCTCTCGCCCAAGAGTCAGCTTCGGTGCAGCCTCTGTGGAAAGCCCTTCCCCCAGCCGGCGCACCTGCGGAGGCACATGCGGGTCCATACGGGGGAGAAACCGTACGGCTGCAGCCACTGCACCAAGCGCTTCTCCCACAGCCACCAGCTGAAGATGCATGAGAGGGTGCACACCGGAGAGAAACCATTTCATTGCATCTACTGTGGGAAGTGCTTCACCCAGTCTGGCCACATGAAGAAGCACCTCCTCGTCCACACTGGTGGCAGGCCACAGGACCTTGTGCTGCCCTGAGTGTTCCAGGGTGAAGTTCCCGACTcgatacagatctaggatcagcttcctctCTCCCAATCCTAACCTTTACCACTTATGGAAAAAAATGCTAAACTTACCCAACATCagcatctaggggcaacttcacacTTCTCCACCCGGCGTAATGATATGCAGTGCCAGAAGTTTTTCCTCGCCACGTGACAAGACCAAGGAAAAGCTCCTGGGTCTAGTTGTAAGGGGAATGGCTCCACACTACTGGGGTTTTCATATGAACACTGGGTCCATGTGTTTTTAACAGTTTGCATAGATACCACATTGAACACGACCCTCTGTGTGTAGTGGTTGTGTTTTCAGCTCAACTAGCTTAATGCTTGGTCCAGAGTGGATTGATAATGTATAAGTTATTACAGGTGAAGATTTTAGACATCCTCATGAATTTGTATTGGTGCAGTGGTGAACCAAAGAACAGCATTTAAGAATTCAGGAAGCTCTGGATAGGTGCCTGGGTGAGCAAAGCC from Oncorhynchus masou masou isolate Uvic2021 chromosome 20, UVic_Omas_1.1, whole genome shotgun sequence includes these protein-coding regions:
- the LOC135507121 gene encoding zinc finger protein 155-like isoform X1, whose protein sequence is MNTKQMADMQEAPLIKMENLDTSRTEEIVQPVSESSEKIVPEPGSSSSTEPTDLLDQQGNRHRAPDTSLNIEPENQTFQHPVSQYNRARQDHQVAEGVTWETDHQPIEYSLSQWTENQETDNPTVNAPHNAGPDSKRLSGHPERRGAPGNSGVYMSASGSLDWLPDVVMVDSVPIKVEADMSSEWSITGQEVTSGDICSDGRQLVDNRGRGGMESGQTKCSPDTQHAEQGTTVGSRSKMSDFNRLSSPNSFSSPRVTLLQVPQRGKPAPFMNFNISTTSSSKGIEKQPQQLTSLSPKSQLRCSLCGKPFPQPAHLRRHMRVHTGEKPYGCSHCTKRFSHSHQLKMHERVHTGEKPFHCIYCGKCFTQSGHMKKHLLVHTGGRPQDLVLP
- the LOC135507121 gene encoding zinc finger protein 155-like isoform X2, with amino-acid sequence MQMADMQEAPLIKMENLDTSRTEEIVQPVSESSEKIVPEPGSSSSTEPTDLLDQQGNRHRAPDTSLNIEPENQTFQHPVSQYNRARQDHQVAEGVTWETDHQPIEYSLSQWTENQETDNPTVNAPHNAGPDSKRLSGHPERRGAPGNSGVYMSASGSLDWLPDVVMVDSVPIKVEADMSSEWSITGQEVTSGDICSDGRQLVDNRGRGGMESGQTKCSPDTQHAEQGTTVGSRSKMSDFNRLSSPNSFSSPRVTLLQVPQRGKPAPFMNFNISTTSSSKGIEKQPQQLTSLSPKSQLRCSLCGKPFPQPAHLRRHMRVHTGEKPYGCSHCTKRFSHSHQLKMHERVHTGEKPFHCIYCGKCFTQSGHMKKHLLVHTGGRPQDLVLP